In Patescibacteria group bacterium, the following proteins share a genomic window:
- a CDS encoding DMT family transporter, with the protein MMENIKNDKTKFLGAGAIMLAALLWSLDGTFIRPKLYALPAGLVVFIEHGLGLIVLCPFIFLGWAKIKALGRKEWGAIAWVSVFGGLIGTLFITKAFFAAVNGEVTFATVVILQKLQPVFALILARLVLGEKLKKDFYLWAGLAIVAAYFLTFGKLVDPREIMITHQAALFAVIAAFAFGSSTVYGKGIVNKLDFGSTAALRFALTTVLAGGYVLFFGGFAALGQITPVQTKLFFLIVFSSGALAMFIYYYGLKKITASAATIFELAWPLSAVIFDYFLNRNVLNPVQIAASLALLFCFFRIVKK; encoded by the coding sequence ATGATGGAAAATATAAAAAACGATAAAACTAAATTTTTGGGAGCCGGGGCCATAATGCTCGCGGCACTACTTTGGAGCTTGGACGGGACTTTTATCCGGCCCAAACTTTACGCGCTTCCGGCCGGACTGGTGGTTTTTATTGAGCACGGTTTGGGGCTTATAGTGCTTTGCCCGTTTATATTTCTCGGTTGGGCGAAAATTAAGGCTTTGGGGCGAAAGGAGTGGGGCGCGATTGCCTGGGTTTCGGTTTTCGGCGGGCTGATCGGAACGCTTTTTATTACCAAAGCGTTTTTCGCGGCGGTTAACGGCGAAGTTACTTTTGCCACAGTAGTGATCTTGCAAAAGCTTCAGCCGGTTTTTGCCCTGATTCTGGCGCGCTTGGTATTAGGCGAAAAATTGAAAAAAGATTTTTATCTTTGGGCCGGGCTGGCGATTGTCGCCGCTTATTTTTTGACTTTCGGCAAGCTGGTGGACCCCCGGGAAATTATGATCACCCACCAGGCGGCGCTTTTTGCCGTAATCGCGGCTTTTGCCTTTGGATCTTCAACCGTGTATGGCAAGGGAATCGTCAATAAGCTGGATTTCGGGTCGACCGCGGCCCTGCGCTTCGCTCTGACTACGGTTTTAGCCGGAGGATATGTCTTATTTTTTGGCGGTTTTGCGGCCCTGGGACAGATTACGCCCGTCCAAACGAAGCTTTTTTTCCTTATTGTATTTTCAAGCGGCGCCTTGGCCATGTTTATCTACTATTATGGGCTCAAAAAAATAACCGCATCGGCCGCCACCATCTTTGAATTAGCCTGGCCGCTATCAGCCGTTATATTTGATTATTTTCTCAACCGGAATGTTTTAAATCCGGTTCAAATAGCCGCCAGTCTGGCGCTGCTCTTTTGCTTCTTCAGGATTGTGAAGAAATAG
- the metK gene encoding methionine adenosyltransferase yields the protein MEKNTRLITSESVTEGHPDKVCDQISDGIYDEMLKQDPDSHAGIECFCTTGLVLVGGEARTKAYVNVEQVVRDVLRGIGYDKQEFGFCCDDVGVIVTLHEQSPDIAQGVDEGAGEFKEQGAGDQGLMYGFATNETPELMPLPIILAHRLTAKLAEVRKNGTLPYLRPDGKSQVTVEYDNGNAVRVETVVIAAHHSEAVSSEALREDIREKVIKPVLGDLLDEKTKVFINSTGRFVMGGPPADAGLTGRKIIVDTYGGVGAHGGGAFSGKCATKVDRSGAYMARYVAKNIVAAGLADKCQLQVAYAIGVAQPVGVYVNTFGTNKIDENKIIELVKKHFDFRPKQIIEKLNLKRPIYKKTAAYGHFGRNDKDFTWEATDMAETLKKEAGC from the coding sequence ATGGAGAAAAATACGAGGCTTATTACGTCCGAGTCGGTTACCGAAGGGCACCCGGACAAAGTTTGCGACCAGATTTCGGACGGGATTTACGACGAGATGTTAAAGCAAGATCCGGATTCGCACGCCGGGATCGAATGTTTTTGCACTACCGGTTTGGTTTTAGTCGGCGGAGAAGCCCGGACCAAGGCTTATGTTAATGTTGAACAAGTGGTCCGCGACGTTTTGCGCGGGATTGGCTACGACAAGCAGGAATTTGGTTTTTGCTGTGATGATGTCGGGGTGATTGTAACCTTGCACGAACAAAGCCCGGATATTGCCCAGGGCGTGGACGAAGGCGCCGGAGAATTTAAAGAGCAGGGAGCCGGCGACCAGGGATTGATGTACGGCTTTGCTACCAATGAAACTCCGGAGCTGATGCCCTTGCCGATAATTTTAGCCCACCGATTAACCGCCAAACTGGCGGAAGTCAGAAAGAACGGAACTCTGCCATATCTCCGGCCGGACGGAAAAAGCCAGGTAACGGTTGAATATGATAACGGCAATGCCGTTAGGGTGGAAACTGTCGTTATCGCCGCCCATCACAGCGAAGCGGTTTCGAGCGAAGCGTTGCGCGAAGACATCCGCGAAAAAGTTATTAAACCGGTTTTGGGAGATTTATTAGACGAAAAAACCAAGGTATTTATCAATTCAACCGGCCGCTTCGTAATGGGCGGACCGCCGGCTGATGCCGGGCTTACGGGGCGAAAAATAATCGTTGATACTTACGGCGGAGTGGGCGCGCACGGCGGCGGAGCGTTTTCGGGAAAATGCGCGACTAAAGTGGACCGATCCGGCGCTTATATGGCGCGGTACGTCGCGAAAAATATAGTGGCCGCCGGGCTAGCGGATAAATGCCAGCTGCAAGTGGCTTACGCCATCGGTGTTGCCCAGCCGGTCGGGGTTTACGTAAATACTTTCGGCACCAATAAAATCGACGAGAATAAAATAATTGAACTGGTAAAAAAGCATTTTGATTTTAGGCCCAAGCAAATTATCGAGAAGCTTAATTTAAAGCGGCCGATCTATAAGAAGACCGCCGCTTACGGCCATTTTGGGCGGAATGATAAGGATTTTACCTGGGAAGCGACGGATATGGCGGAGACTTTAAAAAAAGAAGCTGGGTGCTAG
- the ahcY gene encoding adenosylhomocysteinase, whose product MNFDIKDIKLAEGGRKRIEWAEKDMPVLGAIKKRFARELPFKGMKMSACLHVTAETANLVRTLKSGGADVLLCASNPLSTQDDVAASLVKDYEIPTYAICGEGKESYYKHLVAALDFSPNITMDDGADLLSLIHTKYKKLAPKIVGSMEETTTGVIRLKALEKQKKLLVPIVAVNDAKTKNMFDNRYGTGQSTLDGIIRAADILIAGKTVVVAGYGWCGRGFASRARGMGAKVVVTEVDKIKALEAAMDGFDVMPMLDAAKVGDLFCTLTGDINVLRGEHFKLMKDGAMICNSGHFDVEINIPELKKLSKKMNKNIRNFVDEYVLGRAPAKGGAGKQKSIYLLGEGRLINLAAAEGHPASVMDMSFATQALASEYVVKSKTKLEKKVYNVPEEIEDWIADLKLKSMGISIDKLTNEQEKYLKSWEIGT is encoded by the coding sequence ATGAATTTTGACATTAAAGACATTAAGCTGGCCGAAGGCGGCAGAAAAAGAATCGAATGGGCGGAAAAGGACATGCCGGTTTTAGGGGCGATTAAAAAAAGATTCGCGCGGGAACTGCCGTTCAAAGGAATGAAAATGTCAGCCTGCCTGCACGTTACGGCCGAGACTGCGAATTTAGTGCGCACTCTTAAGTCGGGGGGAGCCGACGTGCTTTTATGCGCCTCCAATCCATTGTCCACACAGGATGACGTCGCCGCTTCTTTGGTTAAAGACTATGAAATCCCGACTTACGCGATTTGCGGAGAAGGCAAAGAATCCTATTACAAGCATTTAGTTGCGGCTTTGGATTTTTCGCCGAATATCACCATGGATGACGGGGCCGATCTCCTGTCTTTAATCCATACCAAATACAAAAAGCTGGCGCCGAAAATTGTCGGCAGTATGGAAGAGACTACAACGGGAGTCATTAGGCTGAAGGCGCTAGAAAAGCAAAAAAAACTGTTGGTGCCGATTGTGGCGGTTAACGATGCCAAGACCAAAAATATGTTTGACAACCGCTACGGCACCGGTCAATCGACATTGGACGGAATAATCCGCGCCGCCGACATACTGATTGCCGGGAAAACCGTCGTTGTTGCCGGCTACGGCTGGTGCGGAAGAGGGTTTGCCTCGCGGGCCCGCGGGATGGGAGCGAAAGTCGTTGTAACCGAAGTGGACAAAATTAAAGCTTTGGAAGCGGCGATGGACGGATTTGACGTTATGCCGATGCTGGACGCCGCCAAGGTTGGCGATCTGTTCTGCACTTTGACCGGCGATATTAATGTCCTTCGTGGCGAGCATTTTAAACTAATGAAAGACGGGGCGATGATATGCAATTCAGGGCATTTTGACGTTGAAATAAACATTCCGGAATTAAAAAAGCTGTCCAAAAAAATGAATAAAAATATAAGGAATTTCGTGGACGAGTATGTTTTAGGCCGCGCCCCAGCCAAAGGCGGGGCGGGCAAGCAAAAAAGCATCTATCTTTTGGGCGAAGGGCGCTTAATCAACCTGGCCGCCGCCGAAGGGCACCCGGCTTCGGTTATGGATATGAGTTTTGCGACGCAAGCTTTGGCATCCGAATACGTTGTAAAAAGTAAAACAAAGCTGGAGAAAAAAGTGTATAACGTCCCGGAAGAAATCGAAGACTGGATTGCCGATTTGAAATTAAAATCAATGGGGATTAGTATTGATAAGCTTACGAACGAACAGGAAAAGTATTTGAAGAGCTGGGAAATCGGAACCTAA
- a CDS encoding carbohydrate kinase family protein, with the protein MANKIKNILVSGSLAFDRIMDFPGKFSDHILPDKIHNLNVAFNINELRENFGGCAGNIAYNLALLNERPFILATAGTDFGSYKKWLKKKKVDISQVKEIKEKHTASAYIITDKADNQITGFNMGAMNVARGKEVFKGFSAKALKNSLAIVSPGNIDDMREYGGYYKKANIRYIFDPGQAIPALKSEVIKRAAEAAEILIGNDYEVEMIKKKTGWTSKQLIDKVRTLIITKGELGSEIFIKGRRIKVRPVKAKELKDPTGAGDAYRAGLLKGLASGWDMEKSAKLASVVASYAVEKYGTQNHAFTWKSVAGKFLQAYNEKL; encoded by the coding sequence ATGGCAAATAAAATTAAAAACATATTAGTTTCCGGGTCTTTGGCGTTTGACCGGATTATGGATTTCCCCGGGAAATTTTCCGACCATATTTTGCCGGACAAAATCCACAATTTAAACGTTGCCTTTAACATTAACGAGTTGAGGGAAAATTTTGGCGGCTGCGCCGGAAATATTGCTTATAATTTGGCGCTTCTTAATGAGCGACCTTTTATTTTAGCAACCGCCGGAACCGATTTTGGGTCGTACAAAAAATGGCTCAAGAAAAAAAAGGTGGACATTTCCCAAGTGAAAGAGATTAAGGAAAAACACACTGCTTCAGCCTATATTATTACCGACAAAGCCGATAACCAGATAACCGGGTTTAACATGGGAGCGATGAATGTAGCGCGGGGAAAAGAAGTCTTTAAGGGATTTAGCGCTAAGGCCTTAAAAAATAGCCTGGCCATTGTTTCGCCCGGCAATATAGACGATATGAGAGAATACGGCGGATACTACAAAAAAGCTAATATCAGATATATTTTTGATCCGGGACAAGCTATTCCGGCTTTAAAAAGCGAGGTAATTAAAAGGGCGGCGGAGGCGGCGGAAATTTTAATCGGCAATGATTATGAAGTAGAAATGATAAAGAAAAAGACAGGATGGACAAGCAAGCAATTAATTGATAAAGTAAGAACATTAATTATCACCAAAGGAGAGCTTGGATCGGAGATATTTATTAAAGGCAGGAGGATTAAGGTGCGCCCGGTTAAGGCGAAAGAACTAAAAGATCCGACTGGTGCCGGCGACGCCTACCGGGCCGGACTTTTGAAAGGACTGGCATCGGGATGGGATATGGAAAAGAGCGCTAAGCTCGCGAGCGTAGTCGCTTCTTACGCCGTAGAAAAGTACGGGACGCAAAACCACGCGTTTACCTGGAAAAGCGTGGCGGGAAAATTTTTGCAGGCTTATAATGAAAAATTGTAA
- a CDS encoding HEPN domain-containing protein: MKKTLENLAKAGFLQKEKGIRFDQIIKRIERAGRDLLNAKLLIGSDKIGAYRMAYDAMLQAGIALVFFYGYRPKVKGFHKTVVESAEAIIGASYSSIIKEFDQMRKNRHEIIYDVGIVSDTEADESIKTAENFIGEIKNYINKHNPQKKLL, translated from the coding sequence ATGAAAAAAACTTTAGAAAATTTAGCCAAAGCCGGTTTTCTTCAGAAAGAAAAAGGAATAAGATTCGACCAGATTATTAAGAGGATTGAAAGAGCTGGCAGGGATTTATTAAACGCTAAGTTGCTTATAGGAAGCGATAAAATTGGCGCTTACCGGATGGCCTATGACGCTATGCTCCAGGCCGGAATAGCGCTCGTATTTTTTTACGGTTATCGCCCGAAAGTCAAGGGGTTCCATAAAACAGTGGTGGAGTCTGCGGAAGCAATTATTGGCGCGAGCTATTCATCAATAATCAAAGAATTTGATCAGATGAGAAAAAATAGACATGAGATAATTTATGACGTCGGAATTGTGTCGGACACGGAGGCCGACGAGTCAATTAAAACGGCCGAAAATTTTATTGGTGAAATAAAAAATTATATTAATAAGCATAATCCGCAGAAAAAACTGCTTTGA
- a CDS encoding nucleotidyltransferase domain-containing protein: MVNFLKSKLKAKLYAYYFDHPGAELYLRELARLLKEDASNLARELNKLEKKGTFASEFKGKQKYFKLNKNYPLYRELKNIIAKSVGIESALEKAVKNLDGVLCAFIYGSRARSEDKAGSDIDLFLIGADINKRDLLEKISLIEKKIGREINYRIFSPRDLEKEIEKGNSFIENVVKSKKIFIKGDEKNFRKFSQSRFSSERKRNKIRPDY; the protein is encoded by the coding sequence ATGGTTAACTTTTTAAAATCCAAATTAAAAGCTAAACTTTACGCTTATTATTTTGATCATCCGGGAGCGGAATTGTATCTTAGGGAATTAGCGCGCCTCTTAAAAGAGGACGCTTCTAATTTGGCTAGAGAACTGAATAAGCTTGAAAAGAAAGGAACATTTGCTTCTGAATTTAAGGGAAAACAAAAATATTTTAAATTGAATAAAAATTATCCGCTTTACCGCGAATTAAAAAATATTATTGCTAAATCAGTCGGAATAGAAAGCGCGCTGGAAAAAGCTGTGAAAAATCTAGACGGCGTTTTGTGCGCATTTATTTATGGATCGCGCGCCCGTTCCGAGGATAAAGCCGGAAGCGACATAGACCTTTTTTTGATCGGCGCCGATATTAATAAGAGAGATTTATTGGAGAAAATAAGTTTAATTGAGAAAAAAATCGGCCGGGAAATTAATTACCGGATATTTTCGCCCAGAGACTTAGAAAAAGAAATTGAGAAGGGCAACAGTTTTATAGAGAATGTTGTAAAAAGCAAAAAAATATTTATAAAAGGAGATGAAAAAAACTTTAGAAAATTTAGCCAAAGCCGGTTTTCTTCAGAAAGAAAAAGGAATAAGATTCGACCAGATTATTAA